In the genome of Juglans microcarpa x Juglans regia isolate MS1-56 chromosome 6S, Jm3101_v1.0, whole genome shotgun sequence, the window taactactatataaaataatatatatttaaaaaatacactttgaGACCAGACCggaaaacaaaattctaagatTATATGGACCGAAACCAACAATAATacttaggggtgtaaccgatccggtccggtccggttttggacaaaatttaggaccgaaccggtatgtaccggttttgtattcttcaaaaccgattacgcaccggttaccctcctaaatcagtatctccggttttaccggtttccagtccggtccggtccggtttttcgattttttaaaatgtaagtttatcattaaaaaataaaagtctgttaataaaaaaaaaaactacttcaaAAAATCTATTCCTattacaaaatatgcactactaaaaaaatctgttttagtaaagtatagttatatattagtaaaaaaatctgttttagtaaaaaaatatgttttagactatataatagtattaatattatactattagtatagttatatattagtattagttataaactatatattagtatagctatataatatattagactatataatagtattaatattatactattagtatagttatatattagtattagtcataaacttatatattagtatagctatataatatattagactatatataatataatttaatatatattttttatgtttaaagcatatgatcaattaaatttttatctttaagattaaacttttattttataaattataataacattatcttatatataattatattaataacatataatcaaacaaattacaaatgttcatatttaagattaacattttatgttataatttataaattataatatgaaattatttcatatatgatatataattatatatattatatataaaaatttcacatataattatatattatatatataactcatatataaaatattaatttttatattttttttcctcaaccggtccggtccggttcgggaAATCTtagaaccggaaccggaccggttccagccggtttgcataattcaagaaccagttccggaccggaccggttcaaaaccggtccaaccggtccggtccggtttcctggtttaaatttacacccctaataatACTTATTAGTCCGGACTAGTAAACTTACCCCTGCTTTCACCCTCACCCAAACCCCCTCgctgtttctctctctttctcttatcGTCAACCCTGCCTCACAACCCTAAGtatgtctctctctttattagattttggttttggatgattttgaaatttttttctggTTGGTTTTGGACAATAGATTTTGTGGTGGTTTGGGTGGGCCGGGGGAGGGGGCGGACGGTCGTAGGAACCAATCTGCCTTTTGGCATATAGATGGGGGCTCCAGGGCCAAACTCTCCCCCTGACCCATGTGAGGGTGGTAATAGGGTAGTCCCCGTCCTAAAAGTGGAGGcatttttatttaacaaaattggGATAAATACAAGAGAGAAATGCTCTGTCTAAGCAAACTCGCAACAAAAGTGAGTTAGATGTTGATATGACATTGCATTTGTCAATGTTATATGGGAAGCTCATATTCAAAAGTTGTATAGTGCTTAGAAATGAGTATACTTGTTCGAAAATGCCAACATACTTGATTGGAAACTAAAATGATACATTAAGTgcgtaatttatttttgtagatgtgCCTATAGACGTATAAGGATTCCATACAAAATCtaagtttaattgtttttttattcacttttaaatTAGGTTTAAAGATAAGAGAATGATCATCTTTATTCATTAATCAAAGTATAACTAATAAAAGTTCAATATGTGTTAGTTGACAAGTCACGTGTATGCCAtatgtataaaagaaattaaatagaCGTCAGAAAAAGATAatcaattttccttttttaaaaaaaaaaaaaaaactaaaatgaagataaacaaAACCAGaccattaaattaaaataataattaaatataattaaatccGAAGTTTCAAGCCTTCATGAGTGGGAGGTAGGAACATCCCTCCGGCTCCCCCCAAACCTTAAGCCATCTCTGAGTGGCCAGAACCAAGCTGTTCCCGGAGGGGTTTTCTATCCCACCCAGCATCCTCCATCCAAAGGGCAAAGGGaggttttccttcttttatttttttttattgcttaatattttgtaaaagaatataaacttttgggtttattttataatttaacgatttatattattgcttttttttttacccattATGTAGCATCCATATTAAAGTTTAGGAATCATTAAACAATCTACAAAACATCcatatttgaaaaacaaatgcTTCAGATTTTGAAAGCTCCATCTAGTATCTAGTTGAAACTTCCCATAATTTTCACGGTAGAAAGATAGCAAAAGAAACGCCAAATCATACACAAAAACGCctcgtttgtattcaaaactcaccttaactcatttcagctcatttcatctcatcattataattttttcaaatttatacacaaaatataataaacaattcaactttttcaaaccctaaaataactttcccaaatttccacacaaaatataataaataattcaacttttattctattattcacaaaccatctcaatccatcttaactcatctctgaatccaaaccacttgAATGAAATCTCACTGTTCAATTTCACAACAAAAATGACTGATTCGCACAAAATAAACAGACTAAACTTTTTGAACAGCTACTGTATCCTTAGAAAGAAAGCAATCCTtacatttcaaaaatttgtggGAGCGCCCCTATTACAAAACGGCCTTCACATTACTCTTGGAAGGAAAATAACTACAGAAGAGCCAAAACCCTAATGCACCCACCAAAATTATGGAAACAAACTTCTTCCACAGTGGacagtaattttttttgataggtatggacagtaattttatttagaaCAGCCTTCACATTAGTCTTAGTTCATATTCACCAGCCATCGTTATGTATCTCACCCATGGAAGAGCCTGGTATCcacttttttcaattattttgagATATCGAACCTGCAAAAACCCAATTCATATGAGTACAGTAACTGTGACCTATCATAATTTCATTGCTGCATCTATGATTACTAAAGAAAAACCTTAAAAGGATATCATGGTTCATGTGAAATATCATTTTACCCGCCCTAAAGTGCGGGACAACCCAGTGTTGGTGAATGCGTCGGGCGCACTTAAGCACGCTTTAAGCGTATTTGTACCAACACCGGGACAACCTCTTTCTCAAAAGTCCAAGATGAACCTTGAAAAGAGGCATGCAATTCAAAGTACATAACAAAGTGGCAGCCCAAAGAAATTAATCCTTCCcagtttttcaattttacacTAGTCAGTCTTGATCCTGCCATTTAAACCGTAGTTATTTTGAGGCATCTCTTCACAATGCTGCTTAAAGATTTTACCCTACTACATTCACCACATAACACAAATGGTATTCTGCTTTTGGTTTCTATTCCAATTCATCAGAAAACACAAAGGCGAGGCAAAATAACAAGATTCATAGATCCTTCAAGCTACTAGAGATGCAGGAACACATACCTGAATCCCCGAGACAGTAAAATATGGTATCTCAAACTTCACACGGATGGGAGCCTTTCTTTCAGGAGTAGCTTCTTCGGAAGTTACACTAGGAAGGATATACTCTGCCCTCAACATATACTCCTAAAAGGTTCCACGTTATGAACAAGGTTAAGAATGGAAAGGTCAAGTTGCACCAAATGACATAGTTACCCAGTTGCTAATGGCATGCAGGAAAAAGGAATCTAGACCAGTTCTTACCTTATTACCAGGAAAAGACTTGATTTTCCAAACCAAAGCATCATTCTCGGGAGCATATGTAGCAGTTCCCAGCGATGTTCTCACATTAGGATTTGTAGCATCGGATGGCACAGGCAACTCGATTTCAACACTTGTGGCAGTGCTGTAATAGAAATTAACCAGGGAATCAAATCAGAAACTATGGCCTTAACTTatccttttttactttttttatatagatcaagaaaaataaaaaactatagcAACGGCCATGAAGCACTTCATTGTCCCAGAGGCATACATAATGTTTTTACGTAGTACATGAAGACCCAAACCCACCATCCACCTccgcaaaaaaaaaagtgccacAAACAGAACTGAGAATTCCACTCAAACAAAAATTGAAGGATTCAgcatcaatataaaaataaaaaagtgccTGTACCCCTCGAAATGAAGATTTGTACCCATTCCAATCTCGAGCTTTTTTTAAGCCATTCCAGACTCTATAAATTACAGAATTTTCTACAGAAAGAGGACAAAATCACTCCAAACGCTTCAAAGGCCCCAAAAGTTAATGCTGTCTGGACCAAATAATTAGATAACTTAAGTCCTACCATTTCACTGCCGTCAAATGTCCAAACTCCATATGTctcaaagattttaaaacatgaaagCACCTGCTTGTAATTTTATCTACTCAAGAACAGAAAAAGCACAAATGGCACACGAAAAGTGTATTTGGATGTGTCTTCAACACTACTGGAAGAATATTTCGGGAAGAAGgccaatttttatatttcatgaaaCATCAAACCTCGGTTTCTGCCTTCTCAGTTATGCAGGGCTATTAACCGCTAAAACAAACCACAAATGGGTCCTAATCAGTCTAGTATAAAATCAGTTATTGAGGTTGAACTGCAACTTTGTTTCTACCACCAAGAACAAGCCCAAATGTGCATTAGGATAACACTAAAAAATTTACCTGCGCTCCTTAAACTGGCTCCGAGCTTTAACCATGATCTCAATACGACTTCTAGAATGCTTTTCAACTTGTGCTTCTACCCAAATGAGAGGTTTTACCTGAAACCATAAATAAAGAGCTTAGAtacaataaattatacaaaGTGACTATGACTGAAAATCAAGACAACCGATTAACCCCATGCAGTATGATCGTATAATTTTAAGTACATCTTGACTAGCAATGGAGGcaaaaatatatgtaaacaGCAATCAAAATAGCCGCTGAACATTTACGGTGCAAACAACACTAAATGAACCTGAGTACTGAGCCTATATGTCATCAGGTCAAAAGATCCATCTGGAGGTATGAAGGATATTGTCCTGTCATTTTCAAATCGAGCCAAACGTACACACCTGGAAAAGGGAAACGAATATGCATGAAGAAAAAGTAAGAACAAAGAAGATCTTATCTTCGAAAGTGTTCACATAGGAAATATCATAAACCAGCAGAGAAActgaatgagaaaaataatcatACATACTGGTGGAACTTCATATCATCCAAATCAATGGCTTTTCCTTTTGTTGCTCCACCTTGAGCCTCCAGTAGTACTCTATCATTTAGGCCAAGCTTACACTCAGGCATACCACTATAACAAAATTGATCATGGTTAGTGTAATCCTTTGAAAGTACAGACTAGCATATCCTCcctataattttcatatatggTTTCTCTTAGAACTGAGACCTTTATCGTACACTATTCTGAATGTTACCTTGATTCTGCCAAGAGTTCAATATGGCCCATAACATAGTCATCTATACTTATCAATGTGCAGCCCAGTGGTCAGTGGATGGGCTTGGAGCGAGCTGAAGACTCAAACATCTTGGATTCGATTCCCCAATAGGAGATTCCCTAGATTATCTAATACACAATTTTGGCAGGGGGGCATGTATTTGGGGCTACAGGGTGGGTCCAAAAGACCTTAGCTTGGGGAGGTTCCACCTATATTTTAGTGAGTCTCAATTACTTGGTCCAGATCTTTGACTCCTTATGTACCTTTCGGCTTTGGGTTAGTATTGACCCTCATATTAGTAACTTCAGCACTTAGGTGGCTTTCAGTTTCAATTTGTAGATTTGCATGCCATCAAGCTTACCATATAGTATGAGCTCAACTAACTGTGTCATAAGAACAGGTAATGCTTTCAAACTCTCATCCTTAATGAACTCTTCACAAGCttaaacaaattacaaaaaagatGATATGATGATGTACCTTAAATACGTTCGCATTTTTAGTGCCCCCACAACATCTGAACGTATTATTTGGCCATTGCTGTTGACAAGTATATTCACACTCTCCACCACATCCAAGAAAACCTGATTTATGATGAACAAAGCTTCAAACACATATCAGATGGCgtctcattttaattacaaGAACATGTACAAAAGATAAC includes:
- the LOC121237780 gene encoding AP-1 complex subunit mu-2-like, producing the protein MAGAASALFLLDIKGRVLIWRDYRGDVSAAQAEHFFTKLIEKEGDPQYQDPVIYDNGITYMFIQYNNVYLMIASRQNCNAASLLLFLHRLVDVFKHYFEELEEESLRDNFVVVYELLDEIMDFGFPQYTEAKILSEFIKTDAYRMEVTQRPPMAVTNAVSWRSEGIRYKKNEVFLDVVESVNILVNSNGQIIRSDVVGALKMRTYLSGMPECKLGLNDRVLLEAQGGATKGKAIDLDDMKFHQCVRLARFENDRTISFIPPDGSFDLMTYRLSTQVKPLIWVEAQVEKHSRSRIEIMVKARSQFKERSTATSVEIELPVPSDATNPNVRTSLGTATYAPENDALVWKIKSFPGNKEYMLRAEYILPSVTSEEATPERKAPIRVKFEIPYFTVSGIQVRYLKIIEKSGYQALPWVRYITMAGEYELRLM